The proteins below come from a single Arthrobacter caoxuetaonis genomic window:
- a CDS encoding ATP-dependent DNA ligase — protein MAAPRPPVPLSLAKPVEGIPASAALPGGCVYEPKWDGFRVAVHVDEQGAGIWSRAGKDLTARFPDLAEAAAEQIPPGYILDGEAVVWAGERLDFAALQSRMSAGRRTLPALARQAPASLAVFDMLALAGTDIRELPLHVRRELMVELAADWEPPLNLSPATMDRDEAAAWFSNLASAGIEGLVVKGAGQTYTGDRQWLKVRHRHPVDVVCAAVLGSVHRPSVLVLGLPSGSRLRIVAGPYRSSRAPPGSPAGSWNPPTQTIHGPRRSALESWTGSRAGPIRYASPG, from the coding sequence ATGGCAGCACCGCGTCCGCCGGTACCGCTTTCCCTGGCCAAACCAGTCGAGGGAATCCCCGCATCAGCTGCCCTGCCCGGCGGCTGCGTGTACGAGCCCAAATGGGACGGCTTCCGGGTCGCTGTCCACGTTGACGAGCAGGGCGCAGGCATCTGGTCCCGTGCCGGGAAAGACCTCACGGCACGGTTCCCGGACCTCGCAGAGGCCGCGGCAGAACAGATTCCGCCCGGGTACATCCTGGACGGGGAAGCAGTCGTCTGGGCCGGGGAACGCCTGGACTTCGCAGCCCTGCAGTCAAGGATGAGCGCCGGACGCCGGACACTGCCCGCCCTGGCCCGTCAGGCACCTGCATCCCTTGCCGTTTTCGACATGCTGGCCCTGGCCGGCACCGACATCCGGGAACTGCCCCTGCACGTCAGGCGCGAACTCATGGTCGAGCTGGCAGCCGACTGGGAACCACCCCTGAACCTTTCCCCGGCCACCATGGACCGGGACGAAGCTGCCGCCTGGTTCAGCAACCTTGCCTCGGCCGGCATCGAAGGCCTCGTCGTCAAAGGCGCCGGACAGACCTATACCGGCGACCGCCAGTGGCTCAAGGTCCGCCACCGGCACCCCGTCGACGTCGTCTGCGCTGCCGTGCTCGGATCCGTGCACCGCCCGTCAGTCCTTGTCCTGGGGCTCCCATCCGGCAGCCGGCTCAGGATCGTGGCAGGACCGTACCGCTCGAGCAGGGCGCCTCCCGGCTCGCCGGCCGGATCCTGGAACCCGCCGACACAGACCATCCATGGCCCCAGGAGGTCAGCCCTCGAATCCTGGACCGGTTCACGGGCAGGACCGATCCGGTACGCCTCGCCCGGGTGA
- a CDS encoding CAP domain-containing protein — protein sequence MSSNPGRPAVRRARIISMTALAPIVLAACSGPAAAPDRETLAPTAPFSKNVGTVEKTYPKSKGTVDQAYPKSKGTLEDTGAKKPAHTDPTTVPKGEATEPAPAVAETVSFSSHRAVHIVQPGDTLESIALDNGWGAWPEVAAYNNIRAPYVLFEGQRISQPVAAAASILPAGLTLTPAGVEEAEAAPDPAEAPEPEQQDEQPAPVEPPAKDSPAQVEPSPAAGTEQDQEQYAAEPEVPAVVETPAVETPVVSEPVAEEPAVQTPAPEEPAVEVPAVQGPIAAPPEAPADKTPAPGSTAFAQRSLELINEYRAENGVHALTYDPALEALAVTWAASQKEAIDAYGWEGIAHNPNLASELPAGWSNYAENIAVNYTPEAMMQWWKNSPAHNAAMLSPALDSFGFGSAELDPESWLANNHVGVQVFARY from the coding sequence GTGAGCTCTAACCCTGGCCGTCCGGCAGTACGCCGTGCGCGCATCATTTCCATGACAGCCCTTGCCCCGATAGTGCTGGCCGCCTGCTCAGGTCCGGCCGCAGCCCCCGACCGGGAGACCCTCGCCCCGACCGCCCCGTTCTCAAAGAACGTCGGCACCGTGGAGAAGACCTACCCGAAATCGAAGGGCACCGTGGACCAGGCCTACCCGAAGTCCAAGGGCACACTCGAGGACACCGGGGCAAAGAAGCCGGCTCACACCGATCCGACAACCGTCCCGAAGGGCGAAGCGACCGAACCGGCGCCGGCCGTCGCAGAGACCGTCTCCTTCTCCTCCCACCGGGCGGTCCATATCGTCCAGCCCGGTGACACGCTTGAGTCGATCGCACTGGACAACGGCTGGGGCGCCTGGCCCGAGGTCGCCGCCTACAACAACATCAGGGCACCCTATGTCCTCTTCGAAGGCCAGCGCATCTCCCAGCCCGTCGCCGCTGCCGCGTCCATCCTGCCCGCAGGGCTGACCCTGACGCCTGCCGGGGTCGAGGAAGCGGAAGCGGCCCCTGATCCCGCCGAGGCACCGGAGCCGGAACAGCAGGATGAACAGCCCGCCCCGGTTGAGCCTCCCGCCAAGGACAGCCCGGCACAGGTTGAGCCTTCCCCGGCCGCCGGCACTGAGCAGGACCAGGAGCAGTACGCCGCGGAGCCGGAGGTTCCCGCCGTCGTGGAAACACCCGCTGTGGAAACACCTGTCGTGTCGGAGCCTGTCGCTGAAGAGCCTGCCGTCCAGACTCCTGCACCGGAAGAGCCTGCCGTGGAAGTTCCCGCCGTCCAGGGGCCCATCGCCGCACCGCCGGAAGCGCCCGCCGACAAGACACCGGCACCGGGGTCGACCGCCTTCGCGCAGCGTTCCCTGGAACTGATCAACGAGTACCGGGCCGAGAACGGTGTCCACGCCCTCACCTACGATCCGGCACTGGAAGCCCTCGCCGTGACCTGGGCTGCCTCCCAGAAGGAAGCGATCGACGCGTACGGGTGGGAAGGCATCGCCCACAACCCGAACCTCGCCTCCGAACTGCCTGCAGGGTGGTCCAACTATGCGGAGAACATCGCGGTGAACTACACGCCCGAAGCGATGATGCAGTGGTGGAAGAATTCCCCGGCCCACAACGCAGCCATGCTCTCCCCGGCACTGGATTCCTTCGGGTTTGGATCCGCGGAACTGGATCCCGAATCGTGGCTGGCCAACAACCACGTCGGCGTCCAGGTCTTCGCCCGGTACTGA
- a CDS encoding DUF2188 domain-containing protein has protein sequence MPKGDIETYHENGTWQSRREGTGEAPFGRSTTKDEAVRIGRDRARELKVEHLIKNMNGTIAEKNSYGNDPRNIPG, from the coding sequence ATGCCCAAAGGCGACATCGAGACTTACCACGAGAACGGAACCTGGCAGTCCCGCCGCGAAGGCACAGGTGAGGCGCCGTTCGGACGCAGCACTACGAAGGATGAAGCAGTCCGGATCGGACGCGACCGGGCCCGCGAGCTGAAGGTCGAGCACCTCATCAAGAACATGAACGGGACGATCGCGGAGAAGAACAGCTACGGAAACGATCCGAGGAACATCCCCGGCTGA